A stretch of DNA from Agrobacterium cucumeris:
GGGATGTGCCCTTTGTGGCGACGGACCGAATATACAGCAATGATTTCAATACGGGTTATCGTTTTCTGAAGGCCCGTTGAGCGGTTGTTGTGTTGGCGTTGAACCAAATGAGAGGACCGACGTCTTTGGGCCGTTTCGCAAAGCAAATACGCGACGCGCGGCACGACTCGAAGACCTCGGCCATTCGATCCATGAGGAGCCTTGGATAGGATGGGGCGTCGCCATTTTTTAGATCAGCCTGGATGTGGCCTCTGTCACCTGGCGAGCGGCTTTTTCATTTTCCCGTATCGGACAGATCAGGATCGAATGGCTCGACATCCACCACTGATCGCGCTGGCTTAAGCTATGAGGTTACGAGCCAAAGCATCCGCGAAATCATTTCCCGCTATACCGGAATGTCCCTTGCACCACTCTATGTCCACGTTCGGATTGCGAAGGAGCAAGCTATCCACACTCCGCCAAAGAGCTTCATCCGGTATTTGTCGTTTCCGAGCTCGCGAATTGGGGTTGATGCGTTTCCAACCGTTGGTCCGCCAGATTTTGCGATGGCGATGGCAACCCTCGACGACATGAGCGGAGTCGGTCCAAAGGACGGTTGTCCGGCCTGGAGCGTGAGCATCCAGCCATAAAAGTGCGTTCATGACTGCCATTATTTCAAAAGAATTATTTGTAAGTCCGATTTCCGTCCCACGCGCAGCATGGAGCTGCTGCCCCGTCTCCAGCACGACGAATGCCCAGCTTCCCGACACTTCAACGGGGTCGTACGAGCCGTCCGTGTAGATTGTGAGTGGCGCAGTCATCGAACTCGTTTTCCCGTGTCAAAACCGCCTGAAAAAATGGCAATGCCTTTGAGTCACTTCTCCAGATGGCGTTTACCATGTCCTCTTCGAATCAGAACCTGCTGTTCTTTGTATCGGGGCAGAAAACGTCTCGCTTTCACAGAGTAGATTGCACCAGATAGAGAGGTCTCCAGCGCGGTAACCTTCACTCCACAGCTTCAATGAGAGACATAGCCTCCGCGCTTCACGTCGCGAAGCGCGACGAATACGGCCGCTGCCAGCACGGCAATCATCGTGCCCGTAATAATCAGAACCGATCCATGCGCCTGAGTGAAGGCGCTGCGCGCCGCTGTCCGTATTGCCTCAGCTTCATCTCCACCCAACCGCGCCGCCGCCGTCATCGCTTCACCGATGGATCCGCCTGCGTCGGCTGCTGGGGAAAACGAGCGTGAAACTGCGGAGAAATAGATTGAGTTCACAAGTACTCCGAAGAAGGTGATCCCGATGCCGCCGCCGAGTTCGTAGCCAGTACCTTCCAATGCACCTGCAGCACCTGCCTTATCGGCTGGCGCGCTTCCCATGATGGCGATGGACGATGCCAAAAGACCGATGCCGAGGCAAATACCAAGCATCGCCAGAAGCGCTGCGGTTATCGGCTGCGAAGCGATCAGATCGATGGATGCAAGACCGAACAGCGCCGCGGCGGCTCCCGTCATCGACAGCGTTGCGATCGGCCGAAGGCCGAAGCGGTTCGCCAGATTGCCACCGAGTGGGCCACCCACGGCGGCCGCGATGACCAGTGGCAGCATGAACAGGCCGGCATCGAGCGGGGACATGCCGAGCACGTACTGGAGTTCCTGCGCAAGCACCAGCTCAAATCCTGCCAATGCGCCGGAGGCGACGAACGCCATCAGCATGCCGGCAGCAATCGCTGGTTTGAGGAAGAGCGACAGGTCGAGCATCGGATTGCGCGACGAGACCTGCAGCCTGCCAAACCAGCCGAGCAGAATTATACCCGAAGACAGTGATGCCGCGACCGTACCGTTGATGCCGCCTTTCATCCCGGTCTTGATGCCGTAAACGGTCAGAACCAGACCCGCGACCAGCAATGCCGCCTGCCCGATGTTCCAGGCCCCGAGACCGGTACCAACCTTCTTCGGAACAAGGAACCAGACAAGGGCGATGACGACAGCCAACACCGGAAGATTGACGAGGAAGACCGATCCCCACCAGAAGTGCTCGAGCAGGATGCCCCCGACAAGCGGACCGATGGCGGCGCCCGCCATGCCGACCACACTCCACAAACCGAGTGCCCGTGCCCGCTCGCCATCATCCTCGAATGTCGTGCGAATGATGGCAAGGACACAGGGCATGATCATCGAAGCGCCAACGCCAAGGATGGCACGGGAACCGATCAGCATCGCGGGCGAGGTCGAGAAAGCGGCCGCAGCCGATGCTATGCCGAACACGACAAGTCCGGTCAAAAGCATCCGCCGGTAGCCCATGCGGTCTGCAAGCGTTCCCATCGGCACCAGCAGGCCGGCCATGACAAGCGCATAGATATCGATGATCCAGAGCACCTCGGTACCGGAAGCACCAAGTGCGATTGTCAGTGAAGGCACCGCAATATGGAGAATGGTGAGGTCGAGCACGACGGGCAGAAAGGCCATCATGACGGCAGAGAGAATAAGCCAACGATTGGCGGAGGACATGCGAGACACCTGCAATGCGAATTTTTTATCAGAACGATCGTTTCACTATTGCATTAATACACGATCGTTCGTAAAACAATCAAGTGACAAATTGGAGAATGATGTGGGTCGTATTCGCAGGATTCAGAAAGATGACATCTTGGATGCCGCCGAGCGCGTGGTATTGAAGCTCGGCGCCGCCGGGCTTTCAATCGATGCCGTCGCCCAGGAGGCGGGTGTCAGCAAGTCGACAGTCGTTTACGATCACAAGTCGAAGAGCGCATTGCTTGAGGCTCTGATCGACCGCCGTATATCGCAGGAACTGGAGCGGCAGGCAAAATCAGTCGAAGATGCTGCCGATACCCCTCATCCCGAGCTTTTCGGGCGGATCAAGCTTGCCGAACGTGTCGTGGATGATACCGAACGCGCGGTTGCCATGGCGATCAGCGCCTCCCTTTCGTCCGAGGAGAAGCTCCAGCAGCAGATGCGTGACTGGACGTTGGCAGACCTCAAGGCCATGGGCGAGGGTGCCCGTCCCGAAGCGGCGCTGATGGCTTATCTTACCCTTTCGGGCTTCTATTTTACCGAACTTTTCGGCTTCCACCAGTGGAGCGAGGATGATCAAGCCAGAATTCTCGAAGGTGTACGAACGATCTACACATCCTATCCCGAGAAGTAATCATCGCCCGTAGGGGCCAATAACAGCCGATTCAAGGAAGAAACATGTACCGCTGCAGCCAACTGCCGCGCCTAAGGGCGTGCCTTATTGCAACCTCTATTCTCGCTCTGACGGCGACGACTGCCCTTGCGCAGGAGGGCGGAGAGATGCCGCCCGCCGCCGTCGGTGTCATCGATCTCAAGGCCCATGCGATCCCGGTTATCAGTGAGCTTCCGGGCCGCGTGGCCGCCACTCGGGTCTCCGAAGTGCGTGCCCGCGTTTCCGGTATCTTGCAGGAGCGCGTTTTCGAACAGGGCGCGCTCGTGAAGGAAGGTGACGTCCTTTATCGGATCGATCCCCGTCTCTTCAAAGTCCGGGTTGCCAGCGCACAGGCAACCCTTCGCCGGGCGGAAGCCACGCGCGACAATGCCAAGGTTCAGCTGGAACGGCAGAGGATGCTGCGTGAACGCAATGTTGCGAGCGGCATCGACTATGACACCGCGGCCGTTAATCTTGCTCAGGCAGAGGCCGATGTAGCGCTCCAGCAGGCTTCTCTCGAGGAAGCAAAGATCAATCTCGAATATACCGAGGTTCGTGCTCCGATCACCGGCATCATCGGCGGCGCGCTCGTCACCGAAGGTGCGCTTGTTACCGCGGATGGTACATCGAGCCTTGCGCTCATTCAGCAGATCAACCCTGTCTATGCCGACTTCACCCAGTCCGCGCAGGATCTTCTGGCGCTACGCCGCGCCGTTACCGACGGCAAGCTGGCAAGCCCCGCTCCCGGGCAGGCAAGCGTAGAACTGGTTTTTGATGGCGGTGATGTCTACGGCGGGAAAGGCAAGCTGCTGTTTTCCAGCGCCAACGTGGATTCCACGACCGGTCAGGTGACATTGCGCGCCGAGTTTCCCAACCCGAATGGCGATCTCTTGCCCGGCATGTATGTGCGCGTGCGCATCGAGCAGGCCGTCCGTCAGGACGCAATCACCATTCCTCAGCGTTCCGTGCTGAGAACCCAGGACGGCAAGGCACAGGTCTACGTTGTCGAGGCTGACGACATTGCAACGCTGCGGGATGTCCAGCTTGGACAGGCGCTTGGCCAGGAATGGGTGGTCGAGAGCGGCCTAAAGGAGGGCGAGAAAGTCGTGGTCGACGGTGTGCAGAAGGTTCAGCCGGACACCAGGGTCGCCGCCGAATCCTGGTCGGCGGAAGAACACAAGCAATCTGGCGGCGTAATTCCCGCCAACTCGGGAAATTCAAGGTAATATAATGGCACAGTTCTTTATCAGCAGGCCGATCCTTGCCTGGGTCTTCGCCCTGTTCATTTCCATAGCGGGCATCATCGCCTTGCCCTTTCTGCCGATTGCGCAATACCCCAAGGTTGCGCCGCCGCAGCTCACCATTTCCACCTCCTATCCCGGCGCTTCCCCGCAGGAAATCTATCAGGGTGTGACGCGCCTGATCGAGGAGGAGCTGAACGGCGTCGCCAACATGATGTATTTCGAATCGACGTCGGACACATCAGGCGCCGTCAGCATCAACGCCACCTTCGAGGCTGGCACCAACATCGATCAGGCATCGGTCAACGTACAGAACGCCATCCGGCGCGTGGAGTCCCGTCTTCCGTCTGCGGTCACTTCGCAGGGTGTAAACGTCGAAGAAGCCGCATCGGGCTTCCTGATGATGATCACGCTGACCTCCACCGATGGTCGCATGGACGAAGTCGCACTTGGCGATTATCTAAACCGAAACGTTCTTGGTGAAATTCGCCGTATTGACGGCGTCGGTCGCGCCCAGATGTTCGCGGCCCAGCGCGCCATGCGCGTCTGGATCGACCCGGACAAGATGGTCGGCCTGAACCTGACGGCGGCAGACATCAATGCCGCCATCACCGCCCAGAACGCCCAGGTGGCCGCCGGCCAGATCGGCGCTGCCCCAAACCCTGTCTCGCAGGATCTGACCGCCACGGTTCTTGTACAGGGCCAGTTGTCTGATCCCAGGGCGTTCGGCGAGATCATTCTCCGCGCAAACCCCGATGGTAGCGCGGTGCTTCTGAAGGATGTAGCCAGGATCGAACTTGGCGCGGAGAACTACAACTTTACCAGCCGCCTGAACGGGCAACCGAGTGCTGCGGTCGGTATTCAGCTTTCCTCGACGGGCAACGCGGTGGCGACTTCGAACGCCGTCAAGGCGAAGATGGACGAGCTGTCGCAATTCTTCCCCAAAGGGGTTGAATACGCCACGCCATACGACACCAGCCCATTCGTGTCGGCCTCCATCGAGAAGGTGCTGAGCACGTTGATCGAAGCCGTCGTGCTCGTCTTCGTCGTGATGTTCGTGTTCCTGCAGAATTTCCGTTACACCGTCATCCCGACCCTGGTCGTGCCCGTTGCGCTGTTGGGCACATGCGCCATCATGTTCGCGACCGGGTTCTCCATCAACGTGCTGACCATGTTCGCCATGGTCCTCGCCATCGGCATTCTCGTCGACGACGCTATCGTCGTAGTGGAGAACGTCGAACGCATCATGGCTGAGGAGGGCCTCTCACCCAAGGCCGCAACCCGCAAGGCGATGGGGCAGATTACCGGCGCGATCCTCGGGATCACCCTTGTACTCGCATGCGTATTCATCCCGATGGCTTTCTTTCCGGGTTCGACCGGCATCATCTATCGGCAATTTTCGCTGACGATGGTCGTGTCGATCGGCTTCTCCGCTTTTCTGGCGCTGTCGCTTACCCCGGCGCTCTGCGCCACTTTCCTCAAGCCAATTGCCAAGGGGCATCACGACAAAAAGGGGTTGGCAGGCTGGTTCAACCGCAATTTCGACGGGCTGACAAACCGCTACGTCAAGGTGACCAACGGCATGGCAAAGCGCGCCGGCCGGATGATGGTGATCTACCTCGCCCTCGTCGTTGGTCTTGGCTACCTGTTCATCAATCTCCCCTCGGCATTCGTGCCCGCGGAAGACCAGGGAACATTGCTGGTCGACATTCAGGGACCACCGGAAGCCAGCGCCAATCGCACGCAGGCGTCGGTCAGGCAGATCGAAGAAATCCTGAAAGCAGAGTCCGGCGTCAAGGATGTCATTGCGATCCAGGGCTTTAGCTTTTCCGGTAGCGGCGCCAACGCCGCGCTGATGTTCGTCACTCTCAAGGACTGGAGTGAACGCGATGCGGAAAACTCGGCGCAAGCCATTGCAGACCGCGTGAACATGTCGCTGTTCGGCCTTAAGGATGCGACCAGCTTTGCGCTTTCCCCTCCGGCTATCGAAGGTTTCGGTGCGACGGGCGGTTTCGCATTCCGCCTTCAGGACCGCAACGGTGTCGGCCAGGCCGCCCTGTCTGCTGCGGGAGCCGAATTGATGCAAAAGGCCGGGCAAAGTCCGGTGCTGACCGGCATGCGTGTGGAAGGTCTTCCGGATGCGGCGCAGGTTCTGCTGGTGATCGACCGCGAAAAAGCGAACACATTTGGTGTGACCTTCTCCGACATCAACAACACGATCACCGCTAACCTCGGATCGTCCTATATCAACGACTTTCCGAATGCCGGCCGCATGCAGCGCGTCATCGTGCAGGCCAAGGACCAGAGCCGTCTTCAGGTCGAGGATTTACTCAAGCTGAACGTCCGCAATGCCAGCGGCGGCATGGTTCCGCTGTCGTCCTTTGCAATTGCACAGTGGCAGAAAGGTTCACCGCAGATCGTTGGTTACAATGGCTATCCGACGATACGCATCTCGGGTGAACCTGCTCCCGGCAACTCGTCCGGCGCGGCCATCGCCGAGATGGAACGTCTGGCGGGCGAAATGCCTGAAGGCATCGGATTTGAGTGGACAGGTCAGTCGTTGGAAGAAATCAAGTCCGGTTCGCAGGCGCCCTTCCTGTTCGGCATCAGCCTTCTCTTCGTGTTCCTGCTTCTTGCAGGTCTTTACGAAAGCTGGTCGATCCCGTTCTCGGTCATGCTCGTGGTGCCGCTCGGTGTCATCGGTTGTGTACTTGCGGTCATGCTTGCCGGAATGCCGAATGATATCTATTTCAAGGTGGGCCTGATCGCGATCATCGGCCTGTCGGCAAAGAACGCGATCCTGATCATCGAATTTGCCAAGGATAATTACGCTGAGGGCAAGCCGTTGCTGGAATCAGCGATCGAGGCCGCAAAACTTCGCTTCCGCCCGATCATCATGACCTCGCTTGCATTCACGCTCGGTGTCGTACCATTGGCAATCGCCTCCGGTGCCAGTGCCGCCAGCCAGAACGCCATCGGCACCGCCGTTCTTGGTGGCATGATTTCGGCGACAATCCTAGGTGTGTTCTTCGTCCCGGCCTTCTTCGTCTTCGTGCTGAAACTGTTCAGGACGAAGCGGCCGGAGGCGGACGATGCAGCCGCGAGTTCCGAGATTATGCCAGGCACGCATGGTTCGCGCACATAACCTCAATCGCAGTTCGAGATGTATCCTCCTCTGCACCGCAAGGCTCCACCCCTTTCCCCAAGGGGGGGAGCCATTGTTCCAATCCAGTCCTAGGTGATCGGATGCGCATTCGACACAAAACAGCAGGCACGTTTTTTCAGTGAACCAATCACCAAGCGCGTTGATGAGCGGTCACATATACGGCAGGCAGCTTTTCCTGAAAGAGCCAGAGATCGCTCGGCCGGCCGGGCGATAATCTAGGGTGCCAGTTCCGCCGAAAACGCCGATTTGATGAGTGTTTCGGTATATTCAGCGGCTGGCCTGTTGAATATGTCGTCGGTTTCTCCCTCTTCCACGATCGTCCCGTTTTTCATGACAATGACGTAGTCCGAAATGGCCTTGATGACAGAGAGATCGTGGCTGATGAAGATGTAGGAAAGGCTGTGCGTCTTCTGCAAATCACGTAGCAGGTCGATAACCTGTCCTTGAACGGACCGGTCCAGCGCAGAGGTAGGTTCATCGAGAATGACGACATCCGGCTTGAGGATGATCGCACGGGCAATTGCGATACGCTGGCGTTGCCCGCCTGAAAACTCGTGCGGGTAGCGGTTGCGGGTGGCTGGATCGAGACCGACTTCTTTCAGTGCTTCGATAGCCCTTTTGTCCCGCTCCGCACGGCTCAAGCGTTGCTCATGCACGAACAGACCTTCAGTGATTATCTCTCCGACCGTCTGTCTTGGCGAAAGCGAACCATAGGGATCCTGAAACACAAGCTGCAAATGCCGCCGCAATGGCCGCATGGCCTTTCGGTCAAGGTCACTGATTTCCGTCTCGCCAAAGAAAATGCGGCCCTTGGAATGGGCAAGGCGTAGAAGCGCGCGACCGAGGGTGGATTTGCCTGATCCGGACTCACCGACGATGCCGATGGTTTGTCCCTGGCGAAGGCTGAGATTGACGTCGTCGACAGCCCGAAACTTGCTCGACTTCGACAGGAAACCACCCGGAATTTTATAATCGACCGTCACGTTCCGCCCGGAGAGAACGACAGGCGCCTCTTTGCCGACTGGCGACTTGTGCCCGCTGGGTTCTGCATCGAGAAGCATCCTGGTGTAGTCAGCCTGCGGGCGATCGAAGATATCTTCCGTCGTGCCGGATTCGACGATTTCCCCGCGGCGCATAACCGCGACGCGATCGGCAAAATGGCGGACAACGCCGAGATCATGCGTGATCAGGACGACGGCCATGCCGAAGCGTTTCTGCAATGACTTCAGAAGGTCGAGGATCTGTGCCTGGATCGTCACGTCGAGCGCCGTGGTCGGTTCATCCGCAATCAAGATGTCCGGCTCGTTTGCGAGAGCCATGGCAATCATGGCGCGCTGGCGCTGACCGCCGGAAAGTTCATGCGGGTAGCTGTCTATGCGCCGCTCCGGCTCAGGAATTCCCACGAGCTTCAGGAGTTCGAGAACGCGGGCACGCGCCTCCTTTTTGCTGCCACCCCTGTGGTGAATGATCGGTTCGGCGATTTGCGCGCCGATCCTGTAGAGAGGATCGAGCGAAGTCATCGGTTCCTGGAAAATCATGGTGATTTTCGCACCCCGGATATTGTTGAGCTCGTTGACCGGCAGGCCGATCAACTCGCGTCCACGATATTTTGCCGAACCCTCGATAATGCCGTTGGATGCAAGCAGTCCCATGATGCCCATCATGGTCTGGCTTTTGCCGGAACCGGATTCTCCGACGACGGCAAGCGTTTCCCCCTGTTTGACGTCGAGATCGATGCCCTTGACGGCACTCACCGTGCCGTCAGGCGTCGTGAAGTCAACTTTGAGATTGCGGACGGTGAGGATGGTTTCAGATGTCGTATTCATGTCAACGATCCTTGGGATCGAGTGCATCACGCAACCCGTCACCCACGAAATTCAGCGAAAACAGGGTCAGCACGAAGAAGATCGCCGGGAATATCAGGAGCCACGGGGCTGATTGGATATTGTTGGCGCCTTCGGAAATCAGCGCGCCCCAGCTCGTAAGAGGCGCCTGCACGCCAAGGCCGAGGAAAGAGAGGAAGCTTTCCAGAAGAATGACCTTGGGTACGACGACCGTTACGAACACGACGACGGGCCCGATCGTATTGGGAATGATATGGCGGCGGATGATCTGCCAGTCGCTCAAACCCAAGGCCTGTGCGGCGCCCACAAATTCCCGCCGCTTCAGGGCAAGCGTCTGGCCACGAACGATACGCGCCATATCCAGCCATTCCACGGCACCGATGACCAGGAAGATCAGGATGAAGCTGCGGCCGAAAAACACCACCAGGACGACCACCAGAAAGACGAAGGGCAGCGAATAGAGGATTTCGACGAAACGCATCATCACATTGTCGACACGCCCACCGATATACCCCGCGGTTGCGCCGTAAAGCACGCCGATCCCGAGTGAAACGAGGCTGGCCAGAACGCCGACGGCGATCGAGATTTGCCCACCCAGCATCACGCGCGCCAGCATGTCGCGACCGTTGGAATCGGTGCCGAAGAAGAAGTACTCGCGGTTGACGTCGCCTTCCAGCTTCAGCGTTCGGCCCTCATCTTCGGTGGCGACGACCTTTGTGTTTTCGAATTCGTTGGCGCGGTCGAAATAGCGTGTGGTGCGCGGGTCAATCGGGCTGCTGGAGGTGACGGTTGCCGTGAAGGTCTGCCCTTCGACTGAAAATTCCTTCAGCTCGACGCGCGCCCGGTTGGCAACGCCCTCCATCACGTCCTGCAGGTTGTTCACATCCGGGCGTGGCTCAAGGCTCGGCGGGACGGAGACATAGGACGAAAACACCTGATCATAGGTGTGCGTGAGGAAATGCGGACCGATGAACGAGAAAAGCGTGATCAGCAGCAGCATGACGGAGCCTGCCATGGCGGCTTTGTTTCGTTTGAAACGCAGGGCTGCCAGCTGGAACAGGCTTCGGCTTTTTACCAATGGTTGAGGGGCAATATTGCCGGGGATATCAGTCATGTCTGACCCTCGGATCGAGCAGGCCGTAGAGAATATCGACCACGAGATTGAACAGGATGACAAAAATGGCGACGAGAACGACGGTTCCCATCACCAAGGTATAGTCACGATTGATCGCGCCGAGAACGAAGTAGCGGCCGACACCCGGAATAGTGAAGATCGTCTCGATGACCGCCGAACCCGTCAACAGCGCCGCGGCGCACGGAGCCAGATAGGAAACGACCGGAAGCATCGCCGCACGCATGGCGTGGAATACCACCACGTTGCGCGCCGGAAGGCCATAAGCCTTGGCGGTGCGAATGTGGTCCATCCGCAAAGCCTCGATCATTGCGCCGCGTGTCAGGCGCGCGATGACCGCGAGCTGCGGCAAAGCAAGCGCGATCATCGGAAGGATGAGATATCGCAGCGATCCGTCGCCCCAGCTGCCGGCGGGCAGAAGCCCGAGTATGACGGCAAAGACAAGAGTGAGAACGGGCGCCACGACGAAGTTCGGCACGGTAACGCCAACCGTCGAAATCGACATGATCGAAAAATCGAAGGCACTATTCTGTCTGAGTGCGGCCAGAGTGCCGGCAAGAACGCCGCCTACCAGCGCCAGCAAAAGAGCATAGCTGCCGAGTTCCAGCGAATAAGGCAGACCTTTGCCGATCAATTGAGCGACGGTATTGTCCTTGTAGACGTAGCTCGGGCCAAAATCGCCGGTGACGGCATTGCCGAGATAGATGAGATACTGGCGCCACAATGGTTCATCCAGATGATAGGTTCTCATCAGGTTTTCCATCGTCTGCGGCGGCAGGGGACGTTCAAGATTGAACGGACCACCCGGTGCGAAACGCATCAGGAAAAACGAAATCGTGACGACGATAAACAACGTCGGCACCGCACTCGCCAAACGGCGCAGGATAAACGAGATCATGCTTTTTCGGGCTCCGGCATGGCACGGTGGTGTGAGCCACCGTGCCGACGCTGCTTATTCGGAAACGCTCAGGAAGCGGCTGAGGTGTTCGTTGGCAGCGTTGTCGGCCCAACCCTTGACACGGTTGGAAACCAGCCAGAGATCGGCCTGTGTCAGCAGCGGAGCGACCGGCTGCTCCTTCATGAGGATGGTTTCTGCCTCATGCAGCAGCTTGGAACGGGCAGCAGGATCCTTCTCGTCGTAGGACTTCTGCATCAGCGCGTCATATTCGGCGTTGTTGAACTTGGAATAGTTGAAGGTCTTGTTGGAAGATACCGAAAGCGCCAGGAAGTTTTCGGCATCGGCATAGTCGGCAACCCAACCGGCGCGCGCCACGTTGAATTTGCCGCCTTCCTGAAGGTAGCCATAGTGCGAGGCGACGTCGAGGTTCACCAGTGACACCTTCGCGCCGAAGGTGTTCTTCCACATATCAGCGATAGCCGTCGCGACGCGTTCATGGTTCGGGTTGGTGTTGTAACGGATTTCGATGGAAAGCGGCTTGCCGCCCTCACCGTAACCAGCCTCCTTCATGAGCTTGAGGGCTTCGTCTTCCCGGTCGAGCTGCGACAGTGTGGCAAAATCGGCCTTTGCCGGCTCGCCGTAGGAATCCATGCCCGGCGGAACCATGGAGTAGGCCGGAACCTGAGAGCCGCTGTAGATCTCCTTGGCGAGGAAATCGCGGTCCACTGCCATGGAAAGCGCCTGGCGGACACG
This window harbors:
- a CDS encoding efflux RND transporter periplasmic adaptor subunit, giving the protein MYRCSQLPRLRACLIATSILALTATTALAQEGGEMPPAAVGVIDLKAHAIPVISELPGRVAATRVSEVRARVSGILQERVFEQGALVKEGDVLYRIDPRLFKVRVASAQATLRRAEATRDNAKVQLERQRMLRERNVASGIDYDTAAVNLAQAEADVALQQASLEEAKINLEYTEVRAPITGIIGGALVTEGALVTADGTSSLALIQQINPVYADFTQSAQDLLALRRAVTDGKLASPAPGQASVELVFDGGDVYGGKGKLLFSSANVDSTTGQVTLRAEFPNPNGDLLPGMYVRVRIEQAVRQDAITIPQRSVLRTQDGKAQVYVVEADDIATLRDVQLGQALGQEWVVESGLKEGEKVVVDGVQKVQPDTRVAAESWSAEEHKQSGGVIPANSGNSR
- a CDS encoding TetR/AcrR family transcriptional regulator; the encoded protein is MGRIRRIQKDDILDAAERVVLKLGAAGLSIDAVAQEAGVSKSTVVYDHKSKSALLEALIDRRISQELERQAKSVEDAADTPHPELFGRIKLAERVVDDTERAVAMAISASLSSEEKLQQQMRDWTLADLKAMGEGARPEAALMAYLTLSGFYFTELFGFHQWSEDDQARILEGVRTIYTSYPEK
- a CDS encoding ABC transporter permease, which produces MTDIPGNIAPQPLVKSRSLFQLAALRFKRNKAAMAGSVMLLLITLFSFIGPHFLTHTYDQVFSSYVSVPPSLEPRPDVNNLQDVMEGVANRARVELKEFSVEGQTFTATVTSSSPIDPRTTRYFDRANEFENTKVVATEDEGRTLKLEGDVNREYFFFGTDSNGRDMLARVMLGGQISIAVGVLASLVSLGIGVLYGATAGYIGGRVDNVMMRFVEILYSLPFVFLVVVLVVFFGRSFILIFLVIGAVEWLDMARIVRGQTLALKRREFVGAAQALGLSDWQIIRRHIIPNTIGPVVVFVTVVVPKVILLESFLSFLGLGVQAPLTSWGALISEGANNIQSAPWLLIFPAIFFVLTLFSLNFVGDGLRDALDPKDR
- a CDS encoding ribonuclease H family protein, whose amino-acid sequence is MTAPLTIYTDGSYDPVEVSGSWAFVVLETGQQLHAARGTEIGLTNNSFEIMAVMNALLWLDAHAPGRTTVLWTDSAHVVEGCHRHRKIWRTNGWKRINPNSRARKRQIPDEALWRSVDSLLLRNPNVDIEWCKGHSGIAGNDFADALARNLIA
- a CDS encoding MFS transporter; the encoded protein is MSSANRWLILSAVMMAFLPVVLDLTILHIAVPSLTIALGASGTEVLWIIDIYALVMAGLLVPMGTLADRMGYRRMLLTGLVVFGIASAAAAFSTSPAMLIGSRAILGVGASMIMPCVLAIIRTTFEDDGERARALGLWSVVGMAGAAIGPLVGGILLEHFWWGSVFLVNLPVLAVVIALVWFLVPKKVGTGLGAWNIGQAALLVAGLVLTVYGIKTGMKGGINGTVAASLSSGIILLGWFGRLQVSSRNPMLDLSLFLKPAIAAGMLMAFVASGALAGFELVLAQELQYVLGMSPLDAGLFMLPLVIAAAVGGPLGGNLANRFGLRPIATLSMTGAAAALFGLASIDLIASQPITAALLAMLGICLGIGLLASSIAIMGSAPADKAGAAGALEGTGYELGGGIGITFFGVLVNSIYFSAVSRSFSPAADAGGSIGEAMTAAARLGGDEAEAIRTAARSAFTQAHGSVLIITGTMIAVLAAAVFVALRDVKRGGYVSH
- a CDS encoding efflux RND transporter permease subunit; amino-acid sequence: MAQFFISRPILAWVFALFISIAGIIALPFLPIAQYPKVAPPQLTISTSYPGASPQEIYQGVTRLIEEELNGVANMMYFESTSDTSGAVSINATFEAGTNIDQASVNVQNAIRRVESRLPSAVTSQGVNVEEAASGFLMMITLTSTDGRMDEVALGDYLNRNVLGEIRRIDGVGRAQMFAAQRAMRVWIDPDKMVGLNLTAADINAAITAQNAQVAAGQIGAAPNPVSQDLTATVLVQGQLSDPRAFGEIILRANPDGSAVLLKDVARIELGAENYNFTSRLNGQPSAAVGIQLSSTGNAVATSNAVKAKMDELSQFFPKGVEYATPYDTSPFVSASIEKVLSTLIEAVVLVFVVMFVFLQNFRYTVIPTLVVPVALLGTCAIMFATGFSINVLTMFAMVLAIGILVDDAIVVVENVERIMAEEGLSPKAATRKAMGQITGAILGITLVLACVFIPMAFFPGSTGIIYRQFSLTMVVSIGFSAFLALSLTPALCATFLKPIAKGHHDKKGLAGWFNRNFDGLTNRYVKVTNGMAKRAGRMMVIYLALVVGLGYLFINLPSAFVPAEDQGTLLVDIQGPPEASANRTQASVRQIEEILKAESGVKDVIAIQGFSFSGSGANAALMFVTLKDWSERDAENSAQAIADRVNMSLFGLKDATSFALSPPAIEGFGATGGFAFRLQDRNGVGQAALSAAGAELMQKAGQSPVLTGMRVEGLPDAAQVLLVIDREKANTFGVTFSDINNTITANLGSSYINDFPNAGRMQRVIVQAKDQSRLQVEDLLKLNVRNASGGMVPLSSFAIAQWQKGSPQIVGYNGYPTIRISGEPAPGNSSGAAIAEMERLAGEMPEGIGFEWTGQSLEEIKSGSQAPFLFGISLLFVFLLLAGLYESWSIPFSVMLVVPLGVIGCVLAVMLAGMPNDIYFKVGLIAIIGLSAKNAILIIEFAKDNYAEGKPLLESAIEAAKLRFRPIIMTSLAFTLGVVPLAIASGASAASQNAIGTAVLGGMISATILGVFFVPAFFVFVLKLFRTKRPEADDAAASSEIMPGTHGSRT
- a CDS encoding ABC transporter ATP-binding protein translates to MNTTSETILTVRNLKVDFTTPDGTVSAVKGIDLDVKQGETLAVVGESGSGKSQTMMGIMGLLASNGIIEGSAKYRGRELIGLPVNELNNIRGAKITMIFQEPMTSLDPLYRIGAQIAEPIIHHRGGSKKEARARVLELLKLVGIPEPERRIDSYPHELSGGQRQRAMIAMALANEPDILIADEPTTALDVTIQAQILDLLKSLQKRFGMAVVLITHDLGVVRHFADRVAVMRRGEIVESGTTEDIFDRPQADYTRMLLDAEPSGHKSPVGKEAPVVLSGRNVTVDYKIPGGFLSKSSKFRAVDDVNLSLRQGQTIGIVGESGSGKSTLGRALLRLAHSKGRIFFGETEISDLDRKAMRPLRRHLQLVFQDPYGSLSPRQTVGEIITEGLFVHEQRLSRAERDKRAIEALKEVGLDPATRNRYPHEFSGGQRQRIAIARAIILKPDVVILDEPTSALDRSVQGQVIDLLRDLQKTHSLSYIFISHDLSVIKAISDYVIVMKNGTIVEEGETDDIFNRPAAEYTETLIKSAFSAELAP